In the Leptotrichia sp. oral taxon 847 genome, one interval contains:
- a CDS encoding DUF7210 family protein, with the protein MAKEDKKNDMKAIVAAIALTPLRYNDVRYETGDKIELSESEFEVLKEGKLVKRRVEE; encoded by the coding sequence GAAGACAAAAAGAATGATATGAAAGCTATTGTTGCCGCGATAGCTTTAACGCCTTTAAGATACAATGATGTTAGGTACGAAACAGGCGATAAAATAGAATTGTCAGAATCAGAGTTTGAGGTTTTAAAAGAAGGTAAACTTGTAAAAAGAAGAGTTGAAGAATAA